The Antedon mediterranea chromosome 7, ecAntMedi1.1, whole genome shotgun sequence genome has a segment encoding these proteins:
- the LOC140055036 gene encoding O-phosphoseryl-tRNA(Sec) selenium transferase-like: MNSESYQLCEQIVSSTYIQQGREAKQSHENKIRVLLEKQKWPEEGWEDTTIELMLSELAVMDSNNFQSNCGVGEREARVASSLVAKRHFRLGHGIGRSGDITAVQPKAAGSSILMKLTNAMMLDVLRITGIRSTAACFIVPTATGMALVLCMLALRQQRPLGKYVIWPRIDQKSCFKAIITAGYQPVVIENILEGDELTTNLPEIEKKIEELGADNIACVYSTTTCFAPRVPDKLEEIASICKKKGVAHIINNAYGVQLSKCAHLIEQAARVGRVDAYVQSSDKNFLVPVGGAIIAGFDEGFINKVAQTYPGRASASPTIDLFITLLSLGVKGYKQLLTERKKLYNYLSSELARVAELNGERLLKTPHNPISMAMSLSNLETKSDKSITHFGSMLFKRSVSGTRVVAEGSNKEIGGVRFKNYGSHCDEYPYIYITAAAAIGMTQNDVDLFIKRLQKVIAKWKIDEKTNENHN, from the exons ATGAATTCTGAGAGTTACCAGCTGTGTGAACAGATTGTTTCATCAACTTATATCCAGCAAGGTAGAGAAGCCAAACAG AGTCATGAAAACAAGATTCGTGTGTTACTTGAGAAGCAAAAATGGCCAGAGGAAGGTTGGGAGGACACTACAATTGAGTTGATGCTTAGTGAATTAGCCGTAATGGACAGCAACAACTTCCAAAGCAACTGTGGTGTTGGTGAACGAGAAGCAAGGGTAGCATCCTCACTTGTTGCTAAAAGACATTTCAG GCTAGGTCATGGAATTGGAAGATCTGGTGACATTACAGCAGTACAGCCTAAAGCAGCCGGTTCAAGCATATTAATGAAGTTAACAAATGCTATGATGTTAGATGTACTAAGAATCACAG GTATTAGAAGTACAGCAGCTTGTTTTATTGTACCGACAGCAACCGGAATGGCGTTAGTGCTATGCATGTTAGCATTGCGACAACAGCGCCCCCTTGGGAAATATGTCATATGGCCACGAATAGATCAGAAGTCATGCTTCAAAGCAATTATAACAGCAGGTTATCAACCTGTTGTTATTGAAAATATCTTAGAGGGCGACGAACTTACTACTAATCTACCTGAAATTGAAAAGAAGATTGAAGAACTGGGAGCTGATAATATTGCATGTGTTTATTCAACGACAACTTGTTTTGCACCAAGGGTGCCCGATAAGCTTGAAGAAATAGCTAGTATTTGCAAAAAGAAAGGTGTTGCTCATATTATTAACAATGCATATGGTGTTCAGCTATCAAAATGTGCACATTTAATTGAGCAAGCAGCACGTGTTGGTAGAGTTGACGCTTATGTACAAAGTTCAGACAAGAATTTTTTGGTACCGGTAGGAGGTGCCATTATTGCAGGATTTGATGAAGGATTTATTAATAAAGTTGCACAGACCTATCCTGGACGAGCATCTGCTTCACCAACTATTGACCTTTTCATAACGCTGCTGTCACTAGGAGTCAAAGGTTATAAACAACTACTAACAGAAAGGAAAAAATTGTACAATTACCTATCATCAGAATTGGCTAGGGTTGCAGAATTAAATGGTGAACGACTGTTAAAAACTCCACATAATCCTATATCCATGGCAATGTCACTTAGTAACTTGGAAACAAAATCGGATAAATCAATCACACATTTTGGCTCTATGTTGTTCAAAAGAAGTGTGTCTGGAACAAG AGTTGTGGCAGAAGGTAGCAATAAGGAAATAGGAGGTGTTAGGTTCAAGAACTATGGTTCACATTGTGATGAGTACCCATACATATACATCACAGCAGCTGCTGCTATTGGAATGACGCAGAATGATGTTGATCTTTTCATAAAGCGACTTCAAAAAGTAATTGCAAAATGGAAAATTGATGAAAAAACAAACGAAAATCACAATTGA